The proteins below are encoded in one region of Mycobacterium shinjukuense:
- a CDS encoding PPE family protein has product MDFGALPPEINSGRMYMGPGSGPMLAAAAAWDELAAGLHSTAASYGSTVEGLTVGSWTGPSAIAMAAAAAPYVAWLSATAAQAEQAATQAKLAAGAYETAFAATVPPPVIEANRALLMSLIATNIFGQNTPAIAATEAQYLEMWAQDAAAMYGYAGSSAAAAQLAPFSEPPQTTNPASAAGQAAAVAQTLAASTAADIQSQLSQFISLLPTTLQGLATTSSGAGWDTVLQSISTLLANLTGPYSIIGLGAIPGGWWLTFGQILGLAQNAPGVAALLSPKAAAGVFSPLAPLRGGYIADIKPLGGGASGGIARAIYVGSLSVPPSWTAAAPVARAMASVLPGASAGAGPAAAEAPGVLFGEMALSSLAGRALAGTAARSAGAGGARIAGGSVADDVASTATIIVIPAD; this is encoded by the coding sequence ATGGACTTCGGGGCGCTACCGCCGGAAATCAACTCGGGCCGGATGTATATGGGTCCGGGCTCGGGACCGATGTTGGCCGCGGCCGCGGCTTGGGACGAGTTGGCAGCGGGCCTGCACTCCACCGCGGCATCGTATGGCTCCACCGTCGAGGGCCTGACCGTCGGATCGTGGACCGGTCCGTCCGCGATCGCCATGGCGGCCGCGGCCGCTCCATACGTGGCGTGGCTCAGCGCCACCGCCGCCCAGGCCGAGCAGGCCGCCACCCAGGCCAAGCTCGCCGCGGGTGCCTATGAAACGGCGTTTGCCGCCACGGTTCCTCCCCCGGTGATCGAGGCCAACCGTGCGTTGCTCATGTCGTTGATCGCCACCAACATATTCGGGCAAAACACCCCGGCAATCGCGGCGACCGAAGCCCAATACCTGGAAATGTGGGCCCAGGATGCTGCCGCCATGTATGGCTATGCGGGCTCCTCGGCGGCGGCCGCGCAGTTGGCCCCGTTCAGCGAGCCACCACAGACGACCAACCCAGCCAGCGCGGCCGGCCAGGCGGCGGCGGTGGCACAAACGCTCGCCGCCTCGACCGCTGCCGACATCCAGTCGCAGCTCTCCCAATTCATCAGCCTGCTGCCGACCACCCTGCAAGGCCTGGCGACGACGTCTTCCGGCGCGGGTTGGGACACCGTGCTGCAGAGCATCAGCACCCTATTGGCGAACCTCACCGGGCCATACAGCATCATCGGGCTGGGCGCCATACCCGGCGGCTGGTGGCTGACGTTCGGTCAGATCCTCGGCTTGGCGCAAAACGCCCCGGGTGTGGCCGCCTTACTCAGCCCGAAAGCCGCCGCCGGGGTGTTTTCCCCGTTGGCGCCGCTGCGTGGCGGATACATCGCCGATATCAAGCCCCTTGGCGGCGGGGCGAGCGGAGGCATCGCCCGAGCAATCTATGTCGGATCGCTGTCGGTACCGCCGAGCTGGACTGCGGCCGCACCGGTGGCCAGGGCGATGGCGTCGGTATTGCCGGGCGCCAGCGCCGGCGCCGGTCCCGCGGCCGCCGAAGCCCCGGGAGTCTTGTTCGGCGAGATGGCCCTGTCGAGTCTGGCCGGACGCGCGCTGGCCGGAACGGCGGCGCGCTCCGCCGGCGCCGGCGGTGCCCGCATCGCGGGTGGCTCGGTCGCCGACGACGTTGCCAGCACAGCCACCATCATCGTCATACCGGCCGACTGA
- a CDS encoding PPE family protein codes for MTAALDFATLPPEINSTRMYSGAGSGPMLAAASAWHGLAAELRATALSCGAVLCALTGEEWYGPASASMAAAVAPYTAWLSSTAVQAEQTALQAEAAVAAYEAAFAATVPPPVVAANRAQLMALVATNIFGQNTPAIAATEAQYAEMWAQDGMAMYGYAGSSAAATRLSPFVEPPRITNPSGLAAQAAAVAQASGAAAGTQQSTLSQLISAVPTVLQGLASSTGPASSGPAGILGTLGTGSIWHEIWAVLQPNSNFWNTVTSSGLGMAPATILAPLLGLIGGGTAASMAGEALGEAATGALAGPLAGIAGPSGLGGAVSAGVGNAAAVGTLSVPPSWTAAAPLHGPLGSTLGGTPMVAPPPAGPAGMPGVPFGNAAGQHFGRAVPQYGFRPTFVARPPAAG; via the coding sequence ATGACCGCCGCCCTGGATTTTGCAACATTGCCGCCCGAAATCAATTCCACGCGCATGTATTCGGGCGCCGGCTCGGGCCCGATGCTGGCCGCCGCATCGGCCTGGCACGGCCTGGCCGCGGAGCTACGTGCCACCGCGTTGTCCTGTGGCGCGGTGCTCTGCGCGCTGACCGGCGAAGAATGGTACGGCCCGGCATCGGCATCGATGGCCGCCGCGGTCGCACCGTATACGGCATGGCTGAGCAGCACAGCCGTCCAAGCCGAGCAAACGGCCCTACAAGCCGAGGCGGCCGTGGCCGCCTACGAAGCCGCCTTTGCGGCAACGGTGCCTCCACCGGTGGTGGCGGCCAACCGTGCCCAGCTGATGGCGCTGGTCGCCACCAACATATTCGGGCAAAACACCCCGGCGATCGCCGCCACCGAGGCTCAGTACGCCGAAATGTGGGCCCAAGACGGCATGGCCATGTACGGCTACGCCGGTTCCTCGGCCGCGGCCACGCGGTTGAGCCCGTTTGTCGAGCCCCCGCGGATAACCAACCCCAGCGGCCTGGCCGCCCAGGCGGCCGCGGTCGCCCAAGCCAGCGGCGCGGCGGCGGGCACCCAGCAGTCGACGCTGTCCCAGCTGATCTCCGCGGTGCCGACCGTCCTGCAAGGACTCGCGTCGTCGACCGGACCGGCGTCGTCCGGGCCGGCGGGCATCCTGGGCACGCTGGGCACCGGATCGATCTGGCATGAAATCTGGGCCGTGTTGCAACCCAATTCGAACTTCTGGAACACCGTGACGTCGTCCGGGCTCGGCATGGCGCCGGCCACCATACTCGCCCCGCTGCTGGGTCTGATCGGCGGTGGGACGGCGGCAAGCATGGCCGGGGAAGCCCTCGGCGAGGCTGCCACCGGCGCGCTGGCAGGCCCGCTCGCGGGCATCGCCGGACCGAGCGGACTCGGCGGCGCCGTGTCGGCCGGCGTAGGCAACGCGGCCGCCGTCGGCACGCTGTCGGTGCCGCCAAGCTGGACCGCCGCCGCGCCGCTGCACGGTCCCCTGGGCTCGACGTTGGGTGGCACACCCATGGTGGCACCCCCTCCCGCGGGGCCGGCCGGCATGCCCGGGGTGCCCTTCGGCAACGCGGCCGGCCAGCACTTCGGCCGCGCCGTCCCCCAGTACGGTTTCCGTCCGACCTTCGTCGCACGACCGCCCGCCGCCGGATAG
- a CDS encoding PE family protein yields the protein MSLVTTQPAALATAPGQLPRVGAATAAQNAAAPATTGLAAAATDDVSVLTATQFGTQGARYQTVGAQAMAIHEPFVAILGAGAGSYAATEAANAVS from the coding sequence ATGTCATTGGTCACCACCCAGCCAGCTGCCCTGGCAACGGCCCCGGGTCAGTTGCCCCGTGTCGGAGCGGCCACGGCCGCCCAAAATGCCGCCGCACCCGCGACCACAGGTCTGGCTGCTGCTGCCACCGATGACGTATCGGTCTTGACCGCAACGCAATTCGGCACCCAGGGCGCCCGGTACCAGACGGTGGGTGCTCAGGCGATGGCAATCCACGAGCCGTTCGTCGCGATCTTGGGTGCCGGTGCCGGTTCCTATGCGGCTACCGAAGCCGCCAACGCCGTCAGCTAA